One candidate division WOR-3 bacterium DNA segment encodes these proteins:
- a CDS encoding PQQ-like beta-propeller repeat protein, whose product MKSRILPPLLLIALAALLGSSCGKAPLVPDAPKGPAQWLRGITMACTTSTTDASGAQVSYQFDWGDGSKSQWSQFLDGGVAFSDTHTYSALGSFGIRVRAKNSKRASRWSAPLSATVAPGEGAVVWSIGFTDPENPEEDSADFTTSTFAIGSGNIAYIACRDYGALLACSPSGSVAWKFFAPDLYGEEFAAAPVLADDGTILIGCTNEFVYAVNPGGTAKWADSIGSQVLAPGALGADGTCYFQTADSTIIALSPEGSVLWEVFTEGGSTAPVVGVDGTVYAVNQNGTIYAIDPSTDSVKWTSTIVGKPVAAPLAIDPTRGEGVLYVVDNETGVLQSIRLADGTGGSVQYTVGADASGPVVGPDGTIYIGGDGKLTAIDPNGDPKWVFTPAMYGAVSTPALTVDGYLYILVVPGKKRLALQGSDTLYAVNPDGTRRWACGLGEGLSDPEFALSSPKLDANGYIYVGDGYRAWCIAGVSAPAESVWPMFHHDARNTGRAR is encoded by the coding sequence ATGAAATCCAGGATACTGCCACCGCTTCTGCTCATCGCGCTGGCCGCACTGCTGGGCAGCAGCTGCGGCAAGGCGCCTCTGGTTCCGGATGCGCCGAAGGGTCCGGCCCAGTGGCTGCGCGGCATCACCATGGCCTGCACTACCTCCACTACCGACGCGTCAGGCGCCCAGGTCTCCTACCAGTTCGACTGGGGCGACGGCAGCAAGTCCCAATGGTCGCAGTTCCTCGACGGCGGGGTGGCATTCAGCGACACGCATACCTATTCCGCTCTCGGCTCGTTCGGCATCAGGGTGCGGGCCAAGAACAGCAAGCGCGCCTCGCGCTGGTCCGCTCCCTTGAGCGCCACCGTCGCACCGGGCGAAGGCGCGGTCGTCTGGTCAATCGGTTTTACCGACCCCGAGAACCCGGAAGAAGACTCCGCGGATTTCACCACCAGTACCTTCGCCATCGGCTCCGGCAATATCGCCTACATCGCCTGCAGGGACTACGGCGCGCTCCTCGCCTGCAGCCCGTCCGGCAGTGTCGCCTGGAAGTTCTTCGCGCCCGACCTATACGGCGAAGAGTTCGCCGCCGCGCCCGTGTTGGCGGACGATGGCACCATCCTGATCGGCTGCACCAATGAGTTCGTGTACGCGGTCAATCCCGGGGGCACGGCCAAATGGGCCGATTCCATCGGCAGCCAGGTGCTGGCGCCCGGCGCGCTCGGCGCTGATGGCACGTGCTACTTCCAGACCGCCGACTCGACCATCATCGCCCTGAGCCCGGAAGGGTCGGTCCTCTGGGAGGTCTTTACCGAAGGCGGCAGTACGGCACCCGTGGTCGGAGTTGACGGCACCGTCTACGCGGTCAACCAGAACGGCACCATCTACGCTATCGACCCGTCGACCGACAGCGTGAAGTGGACATCGACCATCGTCGGCAAACCGGTCGCTGCCCCGCTGGCGATTGACCCGACGCGGGGAGAGGGAGTGCTCTACGTAGTTGACAACGAAACCGGAGTGCTCCAGTCCATCCGGCTGGCCGACGGTACGGGTGGCAGCGTGCAGTATACAGTCGGCGCCGACGCCTCGGGACCGGTTGTCGGCCCGGATGGCACCATCTACATAGGCGGGGACGGCAAACTCACGGCCATCGATCCCAACGGCGACCCGAAGTGGGTTTTCACTCCGGCCATGTACGGGGCTGTCTCGACCCCGGCTCTCACGGTTGACGGCTACCTGTACATACTCGTCGTCCCAGGTAAGAAACGGCTTGCCCTGCAGGGCAGCGACACGCTCTACGCGGTGAACCCGGACGGCACGCGCCGCTGGGCCTGCGGCCTTGGCGAAGGCCTGTCCGACCCGGAGTTCGCTCTCTCCTCGCCCAAACTGGACGCGAACGGCTACATCTACGTCGGCGACGGCTATCGGGCATGGTGCATAGCGGGAGTGAGCGCCCCGGCCGAGTCTGTCTGGCCGATGTTCCATCACGACGCCCGGAACACGGGCAGGGCGCGGTAG